One Patescibacteria group bacterium DNA segment encodes these proteins:
- the mfd gene encoding transcription-repair coupling factor gives MSTEPLTKIQYWTGVPQTAKPYVLATSPLMRKGASLLCAKNPKIWLTQIQFWQKNLNAVETGFKPVSAILESNADVLIKNYPIFSRLKDNEPILVLAQTEILAQKFPSPKELESKSLRLSEGQTLNLPKLIGFLLSAHYQKEKAAHSPGTFAVRGGIMDIFPPFQPHPVRLELFGNQIESLKAINQGQAIQQYNNITIPPLTIKNPQGTLLDWLPSQTTIILDEPEPELKKRLKKFPLIVFESFPCAEPENVVRFSFQNPPLALGNLQTLNSALQQFRKKNYQVFIASQKLPLMETSFEPVSAVITPFSLSAGFQNKKEKIIVFTDTEIFGFRRQRRRERRFQMDIEPLNALTPGMYIVHIDHGIGKFVGMVQKEIDHLVREYFCLEYAYSDKLFLPIDQADKITRYIGRENPVIHRLHGGIWHQIKKQVQVDAKKMAAELLKIQAARQTEKGFIFMPDTPRQNALEASFPYSETQDQEKAIRDVKTDMESALPMDRLICGDVGFGKTEVAIRAAFKACENKKQIALLAPTTILAQQHFDTFKKRLRSLDVRIGLLSRFQSKKRQKQTLKDLKRGKIDIVIGTHRLLSPDVYFFNLGLIIIDEEQRFGVRHKEKLKSLRPNLDILTLSATPIPRTLNFTLSGLRDISSIQTAPAGRKAIKTYVHLAKNKLIQKAIRRELEREGQVYYLYNKVETILPFAKKIQKLIPEAKIDVAHGQMNERDLTRVMQQFDEGKIQILIATTIIENGLDLPNVNTLIVDNAPQFGLSQLYQIRGRIGRGTRQAYAYFFYHQEKLPAAASKRLEALLSMQELGSGFNIAMRDLEIRGSGNILGREQSGNVNSIGLYLYTKLLSQAIQEFKTGKVPEPILEVSIDLPLPARLPQRFIPAEKKRLSYYHQLSGINAFADLTLLKNKMEKAYGPLPEEVKNLFQILGIKILARTARIKAIDTIKVWGIDGRPRQRIILDFAEEMDWDKIGELLKHNPRWIIGENKVKIDFEDLGKEWVKELKESLKILKKLHFS, from the coding sequence TTGTCAACAGAACCGCTGACCAAAATTCAATATTGGACTGGCGTGCCGCAAACGGCTAAGCCTTATGTCTTGGCTACCTCCCCCCTTATGCGAAAAGGGGCTTCTTTGCTATGCGCTAAAAATCCGAAAATCTGGCTTACCCAAATCCAATTTTGGCAAAAAAATCTGAATGCAGTAGAGACAGGCTTTAAACCTGTCTCCGCAATTCTGGAATCAAACGCTGATGTTTTAATAAAAAATTATCCAATCTTCTCCCGCCTTAAGGATAACGAACCAATATTGGTTTTAGCGCAAACGGAAATTCTCGCTCAAAAATTTCCCTCGCCAAAAGAATTAGAATCCAAAAGCTTGCGGCTCTCGGAAGGGCAGACTCTCAACTTGCCCAAACTAATCGGTTTTCTTTTATCCGCCCATTATCAAAAAGAAAAAGCCGCTCATTCTCCAGGCACCTTTGCTGTGCGGGGTGGAATTATGGATATCTTTCCTCCCTTTCAACCGCACCCTGTCCGCCTAGAATTATTTGGCAATCAAATAGAAAGCTTGAAAGCAATTAACCAAGGTCAGGCAATACAACAATATAACAATATAACAATTCCCCCCTTAACTATCAAAAATCCCCAAGGCACTCTTTTAGACTGGCTTCCTTCCCAAACTACCATCATTCTGGACGAACCCGAACCCGAATTGAAAAAAAGGCTGAAAAAATTTCCTTTGATTGTTTTTGAATCCTTCCCTTGTGCAGAGCCGGAAAATGTAGTCCGATTCAGTTTTCAGAATCCTCCCCTAGCTTTGGGTAATCTTCAAACATTAAACAGCGCTCTCCAGCAATTCAGGAAAAAAAATTATCAAGTCTTTATCGCAAGCCAAAAATTGCCTCTTATGGAGACAAGTTTTGAACCTGTCTCCGCAGTAATAACCCCCTTTTCGCTTTCCGCTGGTTTCCAAAATAAAAAAGAAAAAATTATTGTCTTCACGGACACGGAAATCTTCGGTTTCCGAAGACAAAGGCGCCGCGAGCGCCGTTTTCAAATGGATATTGAACCTCTGAACGCCCTCACGCCCGGAATGTATATCGTGCATATTGACCACGGCATCGGCAAATTTGTCGGAATGGTCCAAAAAGAGATTGACCATCTCGTGAGAGAATATTTTTGTTTAGAATACGCTTATAGCGATAAGCTTTTCCTGCCTATTGATCAGGCGGATAAAATCACGCGCTATATCGGGCGGGAAAATCCCGTCATCCACCGCTTACATGGCGGCATTTGGCACCAAATCAAAAAACAAGTTCAGGTTGACGCTAAAAAAATGGCCGCGGAACTTTTAAAAATTCAAGCAGCGCGCCAAACTGAAAAAGGGTTTATTTTTATGCCTGACACTCCCCGCCAAAACGCGCTGGAAGCGTCCTTCCCCTACTCCGAGACACAAGATCAGGAGAAAGCAATTCGCGATGTAAAGACTGATATGGAAAGTGCTCTTCCAATGGACCGTTTAATTTGCGGCGATGTGGGTTTCGGCAAAACCGAAGTCGCCATTCGCGCCGCCTTTAAGGCGTGTGAAAACAAAAAGCAGATCGCGCTCCTCGCGCCTACCACCATTCTCGCCCAGCAGCACTTTGATACTTTTAAAAAAAGGCTGCGATCATTAGATGTGAGGATTGGTCTCCTGTCGCGCTTCCAATCTAAAAAGCGTCAAAAACAAACCTTAAAAGATTTAAAACGAGGAAAAATAGACATTGTTATCGGCACCCATCGTCTCCTCTCCCCTGATGTTTATTTTTTTAACCTGGGCTTGATCATTATTGACGAGGAACAACGTTTTGGCGTGCGCCACAAGGAAAAATTAAAATCGCTGCGGCCTAACCTTGATATTCTTACTCTTTCCGCGACGCCTATCCCACGCACCCTGAACTTTACTCTTTCCGGCCTCCGCGATATCAGCAGCATTCAAACCGCGCCCGCCGGCCGCAAAGCAATCAAGACCTATGTGCATCTTGCTAAAAACAAACTCATCCAAAAAGCGATTCGCCGCGAACTTGAAAGAGAAGGACAAGTGTATTATCTTTATAATAAAGTGGAAACAATTCTGCCTTTCGCGAAAAAAATTCAGAAACTTATTCCCGAAGCCAAAATTGACGTCGCCCACGGTCAGATGAACGAACGCGATTTAACCCGCGTAATGCAACAATTTGATGAAGGAAAAATCCAGATTCTGATCGCCACCACCATTATTGAAAACGGATTGGACCTCCCGAACGTGAATACGCTCATTGTGGATAACGCGCCGCAATTCGGCCTCTCCCAGCTCTATCAAATCCGCGGCCGCATTGGCCGAGGAACACGCCAAGCTTACGCCTATTTTTTCTATCACCAAGAAAAGCTTCCAGCAGCCGCGAGCAAAAGATTAGAGGCTCTCCTTTCCATGCAGGAACTCGGCTCAGGATTCAATATCGCGATGCGCGATCTGGAAATCCGAGGGTCGGGCAATATCTTGGGTCGTGAGCAATCAGGCAATGTCAATTCTATCGGGTTGTATTTATACACCAAGCTTCTTAGCCAAGCAATCCAAGAATTCAAGACCGGCAAGGTTCCTGAACCCATTCTGGAAGTCTCTATTGACCTACCTCTTCCGGCGCGCTTGCCGCAACGCTTCATTCCTGCCGAGAAAAAACGGCTTTCCTACTACCACCAACTAAGCGGCATTAATGCTTTTGCCGACCTAACGCTTCTTAAAAATAAAATGGAAAAAGCGTATGGTCCCTTGCCCGAAGAAGTGAAAAATCTCTTCCAGATTCTGGGAATAAAAATCCTCGCCCGGACAGCGAGAATAAAAGCTATTGATACAATCAAGGTTTGGGGAATTGATGGCCGCCCAAGACAACGCATCATCTTAGACTTTGCCGAAGAAATGGACTGGGACAAAATAGGCGAACTTTTAAAACATAATCCCCGTTGGATCATTGGCGAAAACAAAGTGAAGATTGATTTTGAGGATTTAGGTAAAGAGTGGGTAAAAGAATTAAAAGAGAGTTTGAAAATATTAAAAAAGTTGCACTTTAGTTAA
- the pth gene encoding aminoacyl-tRNA hydrolase codes for MITIIGLGNPGKEYEGTRHNVGFFVVEKLRESLKLPEFNSEKKFKAEIAKGKNLILAKPQTFMNNSGEAVSLLYNFYKIDPPHLLVAQDDLDIPLGEYRIQQDKSSAGHKGVQSIIDALNTQNFNRLRIGIKTEMLEKIPAEDFVLQKFLPEEKEIILKTIKKALAEILPKLL; via the coding sequence ATGATTACAATCATCGGCCTAGGCAATCCCGGCAAAGAATATGAAGGAACGCGACACAATGTCGGTTTTTTTGTGGTAGAAAAATTGCGCGAGAGTTTAAAGCTTCCGGAATTTAATTCGGAAAAAAAGTTTAAGGCTGAAATCGCTAAAGGAAAAAATTTAATCTTGGCTAAACCCCAGACATTTATGAACAACTCCGGCGAGGCTGTTTCCCTCCTTTATAATTTTTATAAAATAGATCCCCCGCATCTCTTAGTCGCGCAGGATGACCTTGACATTCCCCTCGGCGAATACCGCATTCAGCAAGATAAAAGTTCTGCTGGACACAAAGGCGTGCAATCCATTATTGACGCCCTCAACACGCAAAATTTTAACCGTTTAAGAATCGGGATTAAAACCGAAATGCTGGAAAAAATTCCCGCCGAGGATTTTGTCTTACAAAAATTTCTGCCAGAAGAAAAAGAAATCATTTTAAAGACAATAAAAAAAGCTCTGGCAGAAATCTTGCCAAAGCTATTATGA
- a CDS encoding LCP family protein has translation MYNYYPEGREKEQNILSQSHLPSSEDNDLALSSEVSPYPGETKRRSFKYWGKKITLIFGVLLVIGGIFFAYKIFSAGEKVFLGKKNHSLITQIKKLISPEKSTPEIETKERINILLIGIRGTEQNKDQGGGIYLADTIIVLSIKPTTKEVAMLSIPRDLWVNLDNYGEAKINAAYAYGLRDDPKEGGARLLTSAVEKVTGLPLDYYVIIDFAGFEKALDIMGGIDVNVDQAFTDYFYPAWNYEYQTISFSAGPQHMNGDRALKFVRSRHGGNGEGSDFARAHRQQKVLVAAKDKIFSLSTILNPIKITGLIDSMGDHMLTNLELSEARELIQITREVNPDQIANRVLDNGNGGLLIATTSEGGASILVPAAGDFSEIQKLAQNIFSPETEKSESEAVKPKQKTEEKIKVQVRNGTTTEGLAGKAAVELQEEGYEIVGIFNADSQDYDKTVIFDYTEGKQEKALEKLRTKFDANVAAGRSFFLEQSPDGRGADADFVIVLGKDQKL, from the coding sequence ATGTATAATTATTATCCTGAAGGCCGAGAAAAAGAGCAAAACATTCTATCTCAAAGCCATCTGCCAAGCTCTGAGGATAACGATCTCGCCCTCTCGTCAGAAGTATCCCCCTATCCCGGGGAAACGAAGAGGAGGTCTTTTAAATATTGGGGTAAAAAAATAACTTTGATTTTTGGAGTATTACTGGTGATCGGGGGCATCTTTTTTGCTTATAAAATTTTCTCCGCCGGAGAAAAAGTATTTTTAGGGAAAAAAAATCACTCTCTTATTACCCAGATTAAAAAGCTGATTTCGCCGGAAAAGAGCACGCCGGAAATAGAAACAAAGGAGAGAATTAATATCCTCTTAATCGGCATCCGCGGCACGGAGCAAAATAAAGATCAAGGAGGAGGCATCTATCTTGCCGACACCATCATTGTTTTAAGCATAAAACCAACAACGAAAGAGGTGGCGATGTTGTCCATTCCCCGCGATCTCTGGGTCAATCTCGATAACTACGGAGAGGCTAAAATCAACGCCGCTTACGCTTACGGTTTACGCGATGATCCGAAAGAAGGGGGAGCGCGCCTTCTTACAAGCGCCGTGGAAAAAGTCACGGGTCTTCCTTTGGATTATTATGTGATCATTGATTTTGCCGGTTTTGAAAAAGCGCTTGATATTATGGGCGGCATTGATGTTAATGTGGATCAAGCCTTTACTGATTACTTTTATCCCGCCTGGAATTACGAATACCAGACAATTTCTTTTTCCGCCGGACCACAACACATGAACGGAGATAGGGCGCTTAAATTTGTCCGCAGCCGCCATGGGGGAAATGGTGAAGGCTCGGACTTTGCCCGAGCGCACCGCCAGCAAAAAGTATTGGTGGCGGCAAAAGATAAAATCTTCTCCTTAAGCACGATTTTAAATCCTATTAAGATTACTGGTCTAATTGATTCTATGGGCGATCATATGTTGACGAATTTGGAACTTTCGGAAGCGCGCGAACTCATTCAGATCACTCGGGAAGTAAATCCCGACCAAATCGCAAATCGCGTTTTAGATAATGGCAACGGGGGGTTGCTTATTGCTACTACCAGTGAAGGGGGCGCCTCCATTTTAGTGCCCGCTGCGGGCGATTTCTCTGAAATCCAAAAGCTTGCCCAAAATATTTTTAGTCCCGAAACGGAAAAAAGCGAAAGCGAAGCAGTAAAACCGAAACAGAAAACAGAGGAAAAAATTAAAGTGCAGGTCAGAAACGGCACCACCACTGAAGGTCTCGCGGGCAAAGCGGCGGTGGAACTGCAAGAAGAAGGTTATGAAATTGTGGGTATTTTTAACGCGGACTCCCAAGACTATGACAAAACCGTCATTTTTGATTACACGGAAGGCAAACAAGAAAAAGCATTAGAGAAGTTGAGGACAAAATTTGACGCCAACGTCGCCGCCGGCCGCAGTTTTTTTCTGGAACAATCACCCGACGGCCGCGGGGCTGACGCGGATTTCGTTATTGTTTTAGGGAAAGATCAAAAGCTGTAG
- the lepB gene encoding signal peptidase I — protein MNNNQETNILEKMGRFVWEIVKVVAVSLAIVIPIRYFLIQPFFVKGASMEPNFEDGEYLIIDEISYNLGKPRRGEVVVFRYPRDPSQYYIKRIVGLPEERVVVSGGRVMIYNWRYPQGFVLDEKKYLYSLRSTPGEVNIVLGSNEYFVLGDNRPGSSDSRIFGPVPAKNIIGRAWIRAWPFNRMTKFDVPIFAQDLQ, from the coding sequence ATGAATAACAACCAGGAAACAAATATTTTGGAAAAGATGGGTCGTTTTGTTTGGGAGATAGTGAAAGTGGTAGCGGTCTCTTTGGCGATTGTGATTCCTATCCGCTATTTTTTGATTCAGCCATTTTTCGTGAAGGGAGCTTCAATGGAGCCGAATTTTGAAGACGGTGAATATTTAATAATTGATGAAATCAGTTATAATTTAGGCAAGCCCCGCCGCGGGGAAGTGGTGGTTTTTCGTTATCCCCGCGATCCCTCGCAATATTACATCAAAAGAATCGTCGGACTGCCCGAGGAGAGAGTGGTGGTTTCAGGCGGCAGAGTAATGATTTACAACTGGCGTTATCCCCAAGGTTTTGTTTTGGATGAGAAGAAATATCTTTATTCCCTGCGTTCCACTCCTGGCGAGGTGAATATAGTTTTGGGGAGTAATGAGTATTTTGTTTTAGGGGACAACCGGCCTGGGAGTTCCGATTCGCGCATTTTTGGTCCCGTCCCCGCCAAAAATATCATCGGCCGCGCGTGGATTAGAGCCTGGCCTTTCAACAGGATGACTAAATTTGATGTCCCTATATTCGCGCAAGACCTTCAATAG
- the hisS gene encoding histidine--tRNA ligase, whose translation MPRIKKQKMVSEQSIPRRRIFLRAVKGTKDILPEDQPYWDFMRDTVRKIAFEYGFSRIDTPIIEDTNIFVRGVGSGTDIVEKEMFTFKDKGGDSISLRPENTAGIVRAYIENGLVNKPQPLKLYYLGPMFRYDQPQKGRFREFHQFGFEILGSASPTSDAQMILVASNILKALGLSRFNIKINSVGCAVCRPAYKETLLSYYQGQTSRLCAHCKRRLKTNPLRLLDCKEEKCQRLANNAPALIDSLCEECHDHLKEVLEQLDELEIAYSLTSKLVRGLDYYTKTVFEIWPGKSEGQEEGKQIALGGGGRYDNLVEDLGGELTPAVGFSCGMERIIMQLMESKIEPPRSRKIHVFLAQLGELAKRKALVLFEEFRQNGITVSESFSRGSLKSQLKVADRLGVKVTLILGQKEALEKTILLRDMETGVQELINRDKIVSEVKKRLAKARKKP comes from the coding sequence ATGCCTAGAATAAAAAAACAAAAGATGGTTTCCGAGCAATCTATTCCTCGCAGGCGGATTTTTTTGCGGGCGGTTAAAGGGACGAAAGATATCTTGCCCGAGGATCAGCCTTATTGGGATTTTATGCGGGACACGGTGAGAAAGATAGCATTTGAATATGGTTTTAGCCGTATTGACACGCCAATTATTGAAGACACAAATATTTTTGTGCGGGGAGTGGGAAGCGGAACGGATATTGTGGAGAAGGAGATGTTCACTTTCAAAGATAAGGGAGGAGACAGTATCTCTTTGCGTCCGGAAAACACGGCGGGGATCGTCCGCGCCTATATTGAAAATGGGCTTGTGAATAAGCCTCAACCATTAAAGCTTTATTATCTTGGTCCTATGTTTAGGTATGACCAGCCCCAGAAAGGACGTTTTAGGGAGTTCCATCAATTTGGTTTTGAGATTTTAGGGTCGGCTTCACCTACCTCGGACGCCCAAATGATTTTAGTCGCCAGCAATATTTTAAAAGCTTTGGGATTGTCCCGCTTCAATATTAAAATCAATAGTGTAGGTTGCGCGGTTTGCCGACCGGCATATAAAGAGACTTTGTTAAGTTATTATCAAGGGCAAACTTCTCGACTTTGCGCCCATTGTAAGAGACGACTCAAAACTAATCCCTTGCGGCTTTTAGATTGTAAAGAGGAAAAATGTCAGAGGCTGGCTAATAATGCCCCAGCTTTGATTGATTCTCTGTGCGAGGAATGCCACGACCACCTGAAAGAAGTTTTAGAACAGCTTGATGAATTAGAGATTGCCTACAGTTTGACTTCTAAATTAGTAAGAGGCTTGGATTATTATACCAAGACGGTTTTTGAAATTTGGCCCGGAAAGTCAGAGGGGCAGGAAGAAGGAAAACAAATCGCTTTAGGCGGCGGCGGACGTTATGATAATCTGGTGGAAGATTTAGGAGGCGAATTAACGCCGGCTGTGGGTTTTTCCTGCGGTATGGAACGAATTATCATGCAACTTATGGAAAGTAAAATTGAGCCTCCTCGCTCGCGCAAAATCCACGTCTTTCTGGCGCAACTCGGGGAACTTGCCAAAAGGAAAGCTTTGGTGCTCTTTGAAGAGTTTCGCCAAAACGGCATTACTGTTTCGGAATCCTTTTCGCGAGGGAGCCTTAAGTCTCAACTTAAAGTAGCGGACCGACTGGGCGTTAAAGTCACTTTAATTCTAGGCCAGAAAGAAGCTTTAGAGAAAACAATTCTTTTACGCGATATGGAAACGGGGGTGCAGGAACTTATCAACAGAGATAAAATCGTTAGTGAGGTAAAGAAGAGGTTGGCGAAGGCCAGGAAGAAACCTTAA
- a CDS encoding HIT domain-containing protein: MCIFCDIATGKQKAEIMFQDQDIVAFSDINPKAPVHILLAPKKHLESLQALGKEDITLIGKLVWRAKELAREQGISDGYKLIFNGGQLQKVSHLHLHLLGGWKAEEKVSEV, translated from the coding sequence ATGTGCATTTTTTGCGATATCGCCACGGGCAAACAAAAAGCGGAGATTATGTTTCAGGATCAGGATATAGTCGCCTTTTCCGATATTAATCCTAAAGCGCCGGTGCATATTTTGCTTGCGCCTAAAAAGCACCTAGAATCGCTTCAGGCTTTAGGAAAGGAGGATATTACTTTAATCGGGAAGTTAGTCTGGAGGGCGAAGGAGTTGGCGCGGGAGCAAGGAATCAGCGATGGTTATAAACTTATTTTTAACGGAGGTCAGCTCCAGAAGGTTTCCCATTTACATCTTCATTTGTTAGGTGGCTGGAAGGCGGAAGAGAAAGTTTCCGAAGTTTGA
- the rpsU gene encoding 30S ribosomal protein S21 — protein sequence MVEVTKKESESLASLLRRFNRKVQQSGILVEARKARFFDPPKSKQQVRESAKRRAQIVKEKEYLRKIGKLPTFDRNMYQR from the coding sequence GTGGTTGAAGTTACAAAGAAAGAATCCGAGTCTCTGGCGAGCCTTTTGCGCAGATTTAACCGCAAAGTGCAGCAGAGCGGTATTTTAGTAGAGGCGAGAAAAGCGCGATTTTTTGACCCTCCCAAAAGCAAGCAGCAAGTCAGGGAAAGCGCGAAACGGAGGGCGCAGATCGTCAAAGAAAAGGAATATTTAAGAAAGATCGGCAAGCTTCCCACCTTTGATCGGAATATGTATCAAAGATAA
- a CDS encoding GatB/YqeY domain-containing protein has product MVVLEKIDSDFKQALKKRDRETISVLSILRSALKNEEIKKRRENLSEDDVLGVLRRELKQRKESQEEWHKAGRMEKKEEEQRAIELIESYLPLPMAREEIEKIAADVIKELKAASPADTGKVMGTLMPRLEGRADGALASKIVGDLLSANKE; this is encoded by the coding sequence ATGGTTGTTTTAGAAAAAATTGATTCTGATTTTAAACAAGCCTTGAAGAAGAGGGATCGAGAAACGATCTCTGTGTTAAGTATTTTGAGATCCGCTTTAAAAAACGAAGAGATAAAAAAGAGGCGCGAAAACCTTTCTGAAGATGATGTCTTGGGAGTATTGCGCAGAGAGTTAAAGCAACGCAAAGAGTCGCAAGAGGAGTGGCATAAAGCAGGGCGGATGGAGAAAAAAGAAGAGGAACAGAGAGCAATTGAATTAATTGAAAGTTATTTGCCGCTGCCGATGGCGCGGGAAGAAATAGAAAAGATCGCGGCGGACGTGATCAAAGAGCTTAAAGCCGCTTCTCCGGCTGATACGGGAAAGGTAATGGGTACTTTGATGCCGCGTTTAGAAGGCAGGGCGGATGGAGCGCTCGCAAGCAAGATAGTCGGAGATTTATTAAGCGCAAATAAAGAATAA
- the ybeY gene encoding rRNA maturation RNase YbeY, whose product MIFDFRNLTRSKVKKDFFHGIAKRSVHFQTALRNFEISLVLVDNARIRRLNREYRREARNTDVLSFSLGKPDDNQIAEIFISVEQARLQAKEMGHSLKQELSILFIHGLLHILGYNDRVKEDKIKMFKEQDRIFKSIKDEKIILSKP is encoded by the coding sequence ATGATTTTTGATTTTAGAAACCTTACCCGTTCTAAGGTAAAAAAAGACTTCTTTCACGGGATTGCCAAAAGATCAGTCCATTTCCAAACCGCCTTAAGAAATTTTGAGATTAGTTTGGTTTTAGTGGACAATGCCAGAATTCGCCGGCTGAACCGGGAATATCGCCGCGAGGCGAGGAATACGGATGTTTTATCTTTTAGTTTGGGGAAGCCTGACGATAATCAAATTGCTGAAATTTTTATTTCCGTAGAGCAAGCGCGATTGCAGGCAAAGGAGATGGGTCATTCTTTAAAGCAGGAATTATCCATTCTTTTTATTCACGGGCTTCTGCATATTTTAGGGTATAACGACAGAGTGAAAGAGGATAAAATTAAAATGTTCAAAGAGCAAGACAGAATTTTTAAATCCATAAAGGACGAGAAGATTATATTATCTAAACCATAG
- a CDS encoding diacylglycerol kinase has protein sequence MRFINFKKLLYSFRYAFRGIYITFREEQNFRIAVFLSFVVIFFMIYYKVALSSKVILILTLIAGLVLEVLNTILEKIVNILKPRVHPYAEVIKDMMSGAVLLAFLAWLVIIYLIFRPYV, from the coding sequence ATGCGGTTTATAAATTTCAAAAAATTATTGTATAGTTTTCGTTATGCCTTTAGAGGCATTTACATCACTTTTCGGGAAGAGCAAAATTTTCGGATTGCCGTCTTTTTGAGTTTTGTTGTTATTTTTTTTATGATATACTATAAAGTAGCTTTGAGTAGCAAGGTGATTTTGATTTTAACTCTTATCGCTGGCTTAGTCTTAGAAGTTTTGAATACGATTTTAGAAAAGATAGTGAATATTTTAAAACCCCGTGTCCATCCCTATGCCGAAGTGATTAAGGATATGATGTCTGGCGCTGTTTTATTGGCTTTCCTAGCTTGGTTGGTTATTATTTACCTCATTTTTCGTCCCTACGTCTGA
- the ftsA gene encoding cell division protein FtsA, with product MPRQEIISGIDLGSANIRVIIVERGGLEDKPRILGIGESPSFGIRKGAIVDAEEIVTSISSALEKAERMAGSPVGRAYVSVGGAQVSYLESRGVIAISRADGEISKNDVSRVIEAASAVSISSNREILHILPRDFIVDDEGGIKDPVGMNGVRLEAVTTIVETSSSLLNNLTRCVERTGVDVAGLVFAPLASAWSVLEKRQRDLGVVLIDLGGGSTSFSVYEEGGLLSGGALPVGGEHISSDLAIGLRTSMDTAERIKIEYGSCLPREIDKQEEIDLAKVVKKEKGVISRREVAEIIEARGEEIFKMIDKELHKIGRSAQLPAGAVLVGGGAKLPGVVDLAKEILRLPAQIGFPMGLSISVDKVDDPVFATATGLIHWGLGEGNRFSFEFNREGLTKLNSGVDRMKRWFKNFLP from the coding sequence ATGCCTAGACAAGAAATTATTTCGGGTATTGACCTAGGTTCGGCGAATATTCGGGTGATTATCGTAGAAAGAGGGGGCTTAGAAGATAAGCCCCGTATTTTGGGAATTGGCGAGTCTCCTTCTTTCGGGATCAGAAAGGGCGCTATCGTGGACGCCGAAGAAATCGTCACGAGTATTTCTTCCGCCTTGGAGAAAGCGGAGAGAATGGCGGGTTCACCGGTGGGGCGGGCTTATGTCTCGGTGGGCGGCGCGCAGGTATCGTATCTCGAGTCCCGCGGGGTGATCGCGATTTCAAGGGCGGACGGCGAGATTTCAAAAAACGATGTTTCCCGCGTGATTGAAGCCGCTTCCGCGGTAAGCATTTCTTCTAATCGGGAAATTTTGCATATTCTGCCGCGGGATTTTATCGTAGATGATGAAGGCGGCATCAAAGATCCTGTGGGGATGAACGGCGTTCGTTTGGAAGCGGTGACAACCATCGTGGAAACTTCGTCTTCCCTGCTTAACAATCTGACGCGCTGCGTGGAGCGCACGGGGGTGGATGTCGCGGGATTAGTTTTTGCGCCTTTAGCCTCCGCTTGGTCAGTACTTGAGAAACGTCAGCGTGATTTAGGCGTAGTGCTGATTGACCTTGGAGGAGGAAGCACAAGTTTTAGCGTTTATGAAGAAGGCGGGCTTCTTTCCGGCGGAGCATTGCCAGTGGGCGGGGAGCATATTAGTTCAGATTTGGCGATTGGATTGCGTACTTCCATGGATACGGCGGAACGGATTAAGATTGAATATGGGTCTTGTTTGCCTCGCGAGATTGATAAACAAGAAGAGATTGACCTTGCGAAAGTCGTGAAGAAGGAGAAAGGAGTGATTTCAAGACGCGAAGTCGCGGAGATTATTGAAGCCCGCGGTGAAGAGATTTTTAAGATGATTGATAAAGAATTACATAAAATTGGTCGCAGCGCGCAGTTGCCCGCCGGAGCGGTGCTTGTGGGCGGCGGTGCGAAGTTGCCAGGGGTGGTTGATTTAGCCAAGGAAATTCTGCGTCTCCCGGCACAGATTGGTTTTCCGATGGGACTTTCAATATCTGTGGATAAAGTAGATGATCCTGTTTTTGCCACCGCCACAGGTCTAATTCATTGGGGGTTGGGAGAGGGAAATAGATTTTCCTTTGAGTTCAACCGTGAGGGTTTAACCAAATTGAACAGCGGCGTGGACAGAATGAAACGTTGGTTTAAAAACTTCTTACCGTAA